One Oleidesulfovibrio alaskensis DSM 16109 genomic region harbors:
- a CDS encoding tetratricopeptide repeat protein, whose amino-acid sequence MLRKTSPRTVRQNLARAKSAIRRDNIFKAIECTLAALRAYVPGELLATARFETEVLLEEVITDLNRSSGITGFFRHQKIETSVPIRYARGREDELVDRLETILHGLIRLQEETLRLEKEEEQARKLQLLENGRACLDKGQLPRGKSYLRRIVDEWGHEEGIMSSIGLIMLEYGLYFEAADVLSHAIRRFPADSKAWAGAIQAYKTLKEYEKAESLYLKGMKQFGRHPVTLLNLAKLYMDWRKTDLAYDYARLALERDPQLAEASDIVRQAEKKLFSR is encoded by the coding sequence ATGCTTCGTAAAACATCTCCCAGAACCGTACGCCAAAATCTTGCGCGCGCCAAGTCAGCCATACGGCGGGACAATATTTTCAAAGCAATAGAATGTACACTGGCCGCACTGCGCGCCTATGTACCGGGCGAACTGCTTGCCACTGCCCGCTTTGAAACCGAAGTCCTGCTGGAAGAGGTTATAACAGACCTCAACCGTTCTTCAGGCATCACCGGTTTTTTCCGCCACCAGAAGATAGAAACCTCCGTTCCCATACGGTATGCCCGCGGCAGAGAAGATGAGCTGGTGGACAGGCTGGAAACTATCCTCCACGGACTTATACGTCTGCAAGAAGAAACCCTGAGGCTGGAAAAAGAAGAAGAGCAGGCCAGAAAGCTGCAGCTGCTGGAAAACGGCCGTGCCTGTCTTGATAAAGGCCAGCTGCCCAGAGGAAAAAGCTACCTGCGCAGAATTGTTGACGAGTGGGGCCATGAAGAAGGCATAATGTCGTCCATCGGTCTGATCATGCTTGAATACGGGCTATATTTCGAGGCCGCCGATGTTCTGAGCCATGCCATACGGCGCTTTCCCGCAGACAGCAAAGCATGGGCCGGGGCCATTCAGGCATACAAGACTCTCAAAGAGTATGAAAAAGCGGAGTCGCTGTACCTGAAGGGTATGAAACAGTTCGGCAGGCACCCAGTCACTCTGCTGAATCTGGCAAAGCTGTACATGGACTGGCGCAAGACAGATCTGGCCTATGATTATGCACGGCTCGCTCTGGAACGTGACCCGCAACTTGCTGAAGCCTCCGACATTGTCCGGCAGGCAGAAAAAAAACTCTTTTCGCGCTAA
- the nadD gene encoding nicotinate (nicotinamide) nucleotide adenylyltransferase yields MHTKALFGGTFNPPHVGHLRLIIEIYEALGLETVELLPCSVPPHKDAGGILPFALRCSMLEAMVQPFDWARVNRTEGERSGPSYTYDTLRMMTRHTKEKPLFVMGAGDFPTLPAWHKGTELADMADLLVVTRGTDTAGEFMQAVHDWPGSALTPCMPRHPAVEHEFRTAANGRILYMPIPALQVSASLIRERWLQRRSIHGLVPDNVIHILNSSAAEVQRSWT; encoded by the coding sequence ATGCATACTAAAGCGCTGTTCGGCGGCACATTCAACCCGCCGCATGTGGGGCATCTGCGCCTCATTATTGAAATATATGAAGCCCTCGGTCTTGAAACCGTTGAGCTGCTGCCGTGCAGTGTCCCGCCGCACAAGGATGCGGGCGGCATTCTGCCGTTTGCATTGCGCTGCAGTATGCTTGAAGCCATGGTGCAGCCTTTTGACTGGGCAAGGGTAAACAGAACCGAAGGGGAACGCAGCGGCCCCTCGTACACGTATGACACACTGCGGATGATGACACGGCATACCAAGGAAAAACCGCTGTTTGTGATGGGAGCGGGTGATTTTCCCACATTACCGGCATGGCATAAAGGAACCGAGCTTGCCGATATGGCCGACCTGCTGGTGGTCACACGCGGAACAGATACGGCCGGAGAGTTCATGCAGGCAGTACATGACTGGCCGGGCAGTGCACTGACTCCGTGTATGCCCCGGCACCCGGCCGTGGAACACGAATTCCGCACAGCGGCCAACGGACGCATTCTGTATATGCCTATCCCCGCGCTGCAGGTCAGCGCTTCTCTGATACGCGAACGCTGGCTACAGAGAAGAAGCATTCACGGACTTGTGCCGGACAATGTCATACATATTCTGAACAGCAGCGCCGCCGAAGTGCAACGCAGCTGGACATAG
- a CDS encoding glycosyltransferase family 9 protein, whose translation MNEPQKWLVVRLSALGDVVLTTGVLDYLSRHRGWRFHVLTRRAWAPVFDGLPAVEGVAPLDDADLHMPRMAGVLRRLARQYEGWGLLDLHGTLRSRLLGSLWRGPVRRYPKMAVCRRLFLASGGRLCAAALEQFNVPQRYALAVEKKAPPRNALLPVIRLDEAETAAAGGLLPSAPDRPLVALHPYSTHSHKAWLDDNWRELAVGLVHSGLRCVVVGVGQSPFAGMQLPEAYFADCTGRTSLRQSCALLAAADVLVTGDSGPMHMACGTGTPVVALFGPTHRAWGFYPEGPRDVVLEADMACRPCSLHGSKPCAHGQRCMQSISVADVRQGIRQVLNSAAL comes from the coding sequence ATGAATGAACCTCAGAAATGGCTGGTTGTAAGGCTCAGCGCTCTTGGTGACGTTGTGCTTACCACCGGCGTGCTCGACTACCTGTCCCGGCACCGCGGGTGGCGGTTCCACGTTCTGACGCGCAGGGCCTGGGCACCTGTATTTGACGGGCTGCCCGCCGTAGAAGGGGTTGCCCCTCTGGATGACGCGGATTTGCACATGCCGCGCATGGCCGGGGTACTGCGACGCCTTGCGCGACAGTATGAAGGCTGGGGGCTGCTTGACCTGCACGGCACTTTGCGGTCGCGGCTGCTTGGTTCCCTGTGGCGGGGACCTGTGCGCAGGTATCCTAAAATGGCGGTCTGCCGCCGGCTTTTTCTGGCCAGCGGCGGGCGTTTATGCGCTGCAGCACTGGAGCAGTTCAATGTTCCGCAGCGGTATGCTCTGGCAGTGGAAAAAAAGGCGCCGCCCAGAAATGCGCTGCTGCCCGTCATCAGGCTTGATGAGGCCGAAACTGCAGCTGCCGGCGGCCTGCTGCCGTCTGCGCCTGACAGGCCTTTGGTGGCGCTGCACCCGTACTCAACCCATTCGCACAAGGCATGGCTGGACGACAACTGGCGCGAGCTGGCGGTGGGACTGGTGCATAGCGGACTGCGCTGTGTGGTTGTGGGGGTGGGGCAGTCGCCTTTTGCAGGTATGCAGCTTCCGGAGGCATACTTTGCCGACTGTACGGGGCGTACGTCCCTGCGGCAGAGCTGTGCGCTGCTGGCCGCTGCCGATGTGCTGGTAACGGGTGATTCCGGCCCCATGCATATGGCCTGCGGAACAGGCACTCCTGTGGTGGCTCTGTTCGGGCCCACACACCGTGCATGGGGGTTTTATCCCGAGGGTCCCCGTGATGTGGTGCTTGAAGCCGATATGGCGTGCAGGCCCTGTTCGCTGCACGGCAGCAAACCCTGTGCCCATGGTCAGCGCTGCATGCAGAGCATCAGTGTTGCCGATGTGAGACAGGGGATACGGCAGGTGCTGAACAGTGCAGCGCTTTAG
- a CDS encoding tetratricopeptide repeat protein gives MSQAREEQTSLLHQLSSEVTPEADPALRFILNNIKTISLSLGAVVLLAGGAAAYSWNSAATLKKQQAELGMIVATKSGVEKLQALDAFASGVSGKLQTAVNLEIARTGLELKQYDRAAAAYNAVIAHGEGPVFMARFGLAQALLQQDKAAEATDILMALAAEAPESFTVSVNRMLAEAAFEAGRYDQALAAFETLQGVVAADEKGYIAFRVQSLKQRMQSGS, from the coding sequence ATGTCGCAAGCCCGAGAAGAACAGACGTCGCTGCTGCATCAGCTGAGTTCTGAAGTTACACCGGAAGCTGACCCTGCATTGCGCTTTATTCTTAATAATATCAAAACGATCAGTCTTTCTCTTGGGGCTGTTGTCTTACTGGCCGGCGGAGCGGCTGCCTATTCGTGGAACAGTGCCGCCACGCTGAAAAAACAGCAGGCCGAACTGGGCATGATTGTTGCCACCAAAAGCGGTGTCGAAAAGCTTCAGGCTTTGGACGCTTTTGCCTCCGGCGTTTCCGGCAAACTGCAGACCGCCGTAAATCTGGAAATTGCCAGAACCGGTTTGGAACTGAAGCAGTATGACCGTGCCGCCGCCGCTTACAACGCTGTCATAGCGCATGGGGAAGGCCCCGTGTTTATGGCCAGGTTCGGCCTGGCGCAGGCATTGCTGCAGCAGGATAAAGCTGCTGAGGCGACAGATATTCTGATGGCCCTTGCAGCAGAAGCACCTGAAAGTTTTACTGTTTCCGTAAACAGAATGCTGGCCGAAGCTGCTTTTGAAGCCGGACGCTACGATCAGGCTCTGGCTGCTTTTGAAACACTGCAAGGTGTTGTTGCAGCAGATGAAAAAGGCTATATTGCCTTTCGTGTCCAGAGCCTGAAACAGCGTATGCAGAGCGGCAGCTAG
- a CDS encoding GGDEF domain-containing protein translates to MARQETLPLLTTGRADGDTAPDSAVRPLLKGGVPLHIILLILPEHSLMGKLYGQEMADNIITMAATAMHKAPALKGAKPVLFSPSAGELCAAFPAENAQRGNLADTAYTIRLMVQNSIEPEAVRWTGRSIQINAGCAVCQPAADSVRQARGFMSALAEARQLAQQGMNAGQLHMAGELRSILARKSLRTLYQPIINLSTGETAAWEALTRGPEGTVFESPLILFDMAEELGQLFAIERLCRESAVRGAGTLGPEQLLFLNVHPRTLTDPAFSTGNTRNMLEAAGLSPQNVVLEITERHSIRNFTLFYKTLAHYRGQGYKIAIDDAGTGYSGLSSIAEITPDFIKVDMSLIRGINRDPVRRALMETMISLADKIGSRVIAEGIETREEAMTLAETGAHFGQGFYFGRPCAGRRTITISPEKLRIQPFSTVLHPVGCSVPTGNLALPVTSVTGSTRVSTVRELFEQHHPMTSIAVVDDGRPVGLVMDYHLNRQLSAQYGVALYFKRPVSSVMDHTPLVVDENEPVECTAQRAMARGKLQAYDDVLVTRAGRLTGAVSVQSLLNTLAKVQVELAKGSNPLSGLPGNVALEREMERRLHSGQRFALIYADLDNFKSYNDSYGFKNGDRVILLLARLLSWAVRRHGTDSDFTAHIGGDDFVCAVHADRAERICQAVVRCFKRLVRSCYCEKDLAKGWIRARGRDGVERQYSLVSVSLAVIECHGSVSLQEIGERAAQIKHFAKTLEGNVYVTDRRAPLGSGKATACTCQPA, encoded by the coding sequence ATGGCAAGGCAAGAAACGCTGCCGCTCTTAACAACCGGCCGGGCTGACGGGGACACAGCTCCCGACTCGGCTGTCCGGCCTCTGCTGAAGGGCGGAGTCCCGCTGCATATCATCCTGCTCATACTGCCCGAACACAGCCTCATGGGTAAACTGTACGGTCAGGAGATGGCGGACAACATCATCACCATGGCCGCAACCGCCATGCACAAAGCCCCTGCTCTGAAGGGCGCAAAACCTGTCCTGTTTTCTCCGTCAGCGGGCGAACTATGCGCCGCATTTCCCGCTGAAAACGCACAGCGCGGCAATCTTGCCGACACAGCGTACACCATCCGACTTATGGTCCAGAACAGCATCGAGCCCGAGGCTGTCCGCTGGACAGGCAGAAGCATACAGATAAACGCAGGATGCGCAGTCTGTCAGCCGGCGGCAGACAGCGTCCGGCAGGCCCGCGGATTCATGAGTGCCCTGGCCGAAGCGCGGCAGCTGGCGCAACAGGGTATGAACGCCGGTCAGTTGCATATGGCAGGCGAATTGCGCAGCATACTTGCCCGCAAATCACTGCGGACGCTTTATCAACCCATCATCAACCTGAGCACAGGCGAAACAGCCGCATGGGAGGCTCTTACCCGGGGGCCGGAGGGCACCGTTTTCGAGTCTCCTCTCATTCTGTTCGACATGGCCGAAGAACTGGGACAGCTTTTCGCCATTGAGCGCCTGTGCCGCGAAAGCGCTGTACGCGGCGCAGGCACGCTGGGACCGGAACAACTGCTGTTCCTCAACGTGCATCCCCGCACGCTTACAGACCCGGCTTTTTCCACTGGCAATACCCGTAACATGCTGGAAGCTGCGGGGCTGAGCCCGCAAAACGTGGTTCTGGAAATAACGGAGCGCCACAGCATCAGAAACTTCACCCTGTTTTACAAGACACTGGCCCACTATAGGGGCCAAGGCTATAAAATAGCCATTGACGATGCGGGAACAGGGTATTCCGGACTTTCTTCCATTGCCGAAATAACACCCGATTTCATCAAGGTGGACATGTCGCTGATACGGGGCATCAACAGAGACCCTGTCCGGCGGGCTCTGATGGAGACCATGATTTCGCTGGCAGATAAAATAGGCTCGCGGGTTATTGCCGAAGGCATTGAAACCCGCGAGGAAGCCATGACTCTGGCGGAAACAGGTGCGCATTTCGGACAGGGGTTTTATTTCGGCAGACCGTGCGCCGGCCGCAGGACAATCACAATCAGCCCTGAAAAGCTGCGTATACAGCCTTTCAGCACGGTATTGCACCCTGTGGGCTGCTCTGTACCCACCGGCAACCTTGCTCTGCCGGTCACCAGCGTAACGGGCAGCACCAGAGTAAGTACCGTACGCGAGCTTTTTGAACAGCACCATCCGATGACCAGCATAGCCGTGGTCGATGACGGGCGGCCGGTGGGGCTTGTCATGGACTATCATCTGAACCGTCAGTTGTCGGCGCAGTACGGTGTGGCCCTGTATTTCAAGCGGCCCGTGTCGTCGGTTATGGACCATACCCCGCTTGTGGTTGATGAAAACGAGCCGGTGGAATGCACAGCCCAGAGAGCCATGGCGCGGGGAAAGCTGCAGGCGTACGATGATGTTCTTGTCACCCGCGCAGGCAGACTCACCGGAGCGGTATCAGTGCAGAGCCTGCTCAACACGCTGGCAAAAGTGCAGGTGGAACTGGCAAAAGGGTCAAACCCGCTCTCCGGTCTGCCCGGCAATGTGGCACTGGAAAGAGAAATGGAGCGTCGGCTGCATTCCGGTCAGCGCTTTGCGCTTATCTATGCCGATCTGGACAACTTCAAAAGCTACAATGACAGCTACGGATTTAAAAACGGCGACAGGGTCATTCTGCTGCTGGCGCGCCTGCTTTCATGGGCTGTAAGGCGGCACGGCACAGACAGCGATTTTACCGCGCATATCGGCGGCGACGACTTTGTGTGCGCCGTGCATGCAGACAGGGCGGAAAGAATATGTCAGGCAGTGGTGCGCTGCTTCAAACGTCTGGTGCGCTCGTGCTACTGCGAAAAAGATCTGGCAAAAGGCTGGATACGCGCACGGGGCCGTGACGGGGTGGAAAGACAGTACAGCCTTGTTTCTGTATCGCTGGCAGTCATTGAATGTCACGGCAGCGTCTCGCTGCAGGAAATCGGAGAACGTGCGGCGCAGATAAAACACTTTGCCAAAACGCTGGAGGGCAATGTCTATGTGACCGACCGGCGGGCGCCGCTGGGCAGCGGCAAGGCAACGGCATGCACCTGCCAACCGGCATAG
- a CDS encoding diguanylate cyclase: protein MTASDDLPGVLIVEDGRLAAATLRIQLESLGYDVLGVFDNGEEAVRCAPDLRPDIALVDIMLCGALDGVETAARLAAGCNLPIIFITSSQDVETFQRAKRVNPFGYLAKPVAADTLHRSIEMAIHKKKLEQRLLESEARYRLIVESLNDGLAILDAGYHIRYCNTKLVAMLQNTGAVALHAPFTSLLHPGSVSRFLLTAQSAATSGFASFGGNLQAVDDVALPVRVGVSCRKAEGNRQSEYVCVLTDVSELVASAAAQREAEAKYRTIFENAHEGIFQARADGRFLEVNPSMAALFGFPDAATMLHEVPSLCALFATGAEQGEHCLPFLASQESVHGFQLQLMTRKGDTVWVELSCHTVLDAAGNVNRLEGMIIDVTERRKHELHLLRLATKDDLTGVSNRAAFRDMLKKSVEEVKESSICSALLYIDLNYFKKVNDKYGHYVGDMVLREVAARLSSRVRTADVIGRVGGDEFCVLLRGVGGVERAVSLAEDMRGVLDKPFENLPEEHRLGMSIGVLLLQPPDVVDAGEAMRRADSAMYHAKTTGRGVVVWEEGMLQSKAC from the coding sequence ATGACAGCTTCAGATGATTTGCCCGGAGTATTGATTGTCGAAGACGGCAGGCTTGCCGCTGCAACTCTGCGTATCCAGCTGGAGTCATTAGGGTATGATGTGCTCGGGGTGTTTGATAACGGTGAAGAGGCGGTGCGTTGTGCCCCTGATCTGCGTCCGGACATAGCACTGGTGGATATAATGCTGTGCGGGGCATTGGACGGTGTGGAAACCGCAGCCCGTCTTGCAGCCGGATGCAATCTGCCGATCATTTTCATAACCAGCAGTCAGGATGTGGAAACATTCCAGCGGGCCAAGCGGGTCAATCCGTTCGGTTATCTGGCAAAGCCCGTGGCGGCGGACACGCTGCACCGTTCCATAGAGATGGCCATTCACAAGAAAAAGCTGGAACAGCGGCTGCTGGAAAGCGAAGCCCGCTACCGCCTGATTGTGGAAAGCCTGAATGACGGACTGGCCATTCTGGATGCCGGGTACCACATCCGGTACTGCAATACCAAGCTGGTGGCCATGCTGCAGAATACCGGTGCCGTGGCTTTGCATGCGCCTTTCACTTCTTTGCTGCATCCGGGCAGCGTTTCCCGCTTTCTGCTTACCGCACAAAGTGCAGCGACAAGCGGATTTGCTTCTTTCGGTGGCAATCTGCAGGCTGTCGACGATGTGGCTCTGCCTGTCCGGGTGGGGGTATCCTGCCGAAAGGCTGAAGGTAACCGGCAGTCGGAATATGTATGCGTTTTGACGGATGTTTCCGAGTTGGTTGCTTCTGCGGCGGCGCAGCGTGAAGCCGAAGCAAAGTACCGCACAATTTTTGAAAACGCCCACGAAGGAATTTTTCAGGCCAGAGCAGACGGTCGCTTTCTGGAAGTCAATCCATCCATGGCGGCGCTTTTCGGTTTTCCCGATGCGGCAACCATGCTGCACGAGGTGCCCTCGCTTTGCGCTTTGTTTGCCACGGGAGCGGAACAGGGTGAGCATTGCCTGCCTTTTCTTGCTTCGCAGGAGTCGGTGCATGGTTTTCAGCTGCAGCTCATGACGCGCAAAGGTGACACCGTGTGGGTGGAGCTTAGCTGTCATACCGTGCTTGATGCTGCCGGTAACGTAAACCGGCTGGAAGGCATGATCATTGACGTGACCGAGCGGCGCAAGCACGAATTGCATCTGCTGCGGCTGGCCACAAAGGATGATCTGACCGGCGTGAGCAACAGAGCGGCGTTTCGTGATATGCTGAAAAAATCTGTCGAAGAGGTGAAAGAAAGCTCCATCTGTTCGGCGTTACTGTATATTGACCTTAATTATTTTAAAAAGGTTAATGATAAATACGGTCACTACGTGGGTGATATGGTTCTGCGCGAGGTGGCGGCAAGGCTGAGCAGCAGGGTGCGCACGGCCGATGTTATCGGACGTGTGGGCGGTGACGAGTTTTGTGTGCTGCTGCGCGGCGTAGGCGGGGTGGAACGTGCCGTCAGTCTGGCCGAAGATATGCGCGGAGTGCTGGACAAGCCCTTTGAAAATTTGCCCGAAGAGCATCGTCTGGGCATGAGCATAGGCGTGCTGCTGCTACAGCCGCCCGATGTTGTTGACGCGGGCGAAGCCATGCGGCGTGCCGATTCGGCCATGTATCATGCCAAAACAACAGGCCGGGGGGTTGTCGTCTGGGAAGAAGGCATGCTGCAGAGCAAGGCGTGCTGA
- a CDS encoding glutamate-5-semialdehyde dehydrogenase, translating into MDIQETINQMGKKAAAAARAMRAASPSAKTSALLSLAQLIRQENKAITEANARDLAAAADRSLDAPRMDRLRLTDAVIEEMARACEFVAGLPDPIGATEKQWQRPNGLLVGKMRIPLGVISMIYESRPNVTVDSGILCLKAGNAVILRGGSEAFHSNMMLASLIHRALILAGLPQDAVQVVPSTDRGAIKALCELEKYIDVIIPRGGETLIRTVVADARMPVLKHYKGVCHAYVDEGADLEQACEIIFNAKVQRPGVCNALEGLLVHRSEAHTLLPAVAQKLGDAGVSFRACPRALPLLAPHGVPMAETDPGTEFHDLVMVVKVVDSQDEAQDYIAQHGSNHTEIICTRNHQNAMRFVREVDASMVAVNASSRFNDGGQLGLGAEIGISTSKLHSYGPMGVEELTTTKFVVLGNGQIRQ; encoded by the coding sequence ATGGATATACAGGAAACAATCAACCAGATGGGTAAAAAAGCAGCCGCAGCCGCCCGTGCCATGCGCGCTGCATCCCCTTCTGCAAAAACAAGCGCCCTGCTCAGTCTGGCACAGCTTATCCGTCAGGAAAACAAAGCCATCACCGAAGCCAATGCCAGGGATCTGGCCGCAGCGGCAGACCGGAGTCTTGATGCTCCGCGCATGGACAGGCTGCGCCTGACCGATGCTGTTATCGAAGAAATGGCCCGCGCCTGCGAATTTGTCGCCGGACTGCCCGACCCCATCGGGGCCACCGAAAAACAGTGGCAAAGGCCCAATGGACTGCTGGTGGGCAAAATGCGCATCCCGCTCGGCGTCATATCCATGATCTATGAATCACGTCCCAACGTCACGGTGGACTCGGGCATTCTGTGCCTGAAGGCCGGCAATGCCGTGATACTGCGCGGCGGTTCGGAAGCTTTTCATTCCAATATGATGCTGGCCTCGCTTATCCACAGGGCACTTATACTCGCCGGGCTGCCGCAAGACGCCGTGCAGGTGGTTCCCTCCACCGACCGCGGCGCCATCAAGGCCCTGTGTGAACTGGAAAAATATATTGATGTCATAATACCCCGCGGTGGTGAAACACTGATCCGCACTGTGGTGGCCGATGCGCGCATGCCCGTGCTCAAGCACTACAAAGGCGTTTGCCACGCCTATGTCGATGAAGGCGCCGACCTTGAGCAGGCCTGCGAAATCATCTTTAACGCCAAAGTACAGCGGCCCGGAGTGTGCAATGCTCTTGAAGGTCTGCTGGTACACCGCTCCGAAGCTCATACGCTGCTGCCCGCCGTAGCGCAAAAGCTCGGCGACGCCGGTGTCAGTTTTCGTGCCTGCCCCCGCGCCCTGCCCCTGCTGGCACCCCATGGCGTGCCTATGGCAGAGACCGATCCCGGCACGGAATTTCATGATCTGGTGATGGTCGTGAAGGTGGTGGACAGTCAGGACGAAGCGCAGGACTACATTGCACAGCACGGCTCGAACCATACGGAAATTATCTGCACCCGCAATCATCAGAACGCCATGCGCTTTGTGCGTGAGGTGGACGCTTCAATGGTTGCCGTGAATGCCTCTTCCCGCTTCAATGACGGCGGGCAGCTGGGGCTCGGGGCCGAAATAGGCATCAGCACCTCAAAGCTGCACTCATACGGCCCCATGGGAGTTGAAGAGCTGACCACGACAAAATTCGTGGTGCTCGGAAACGGTCAGATTCGTCAGTAG
- a CDS encoding methyl-accepting chemotaxis protein, protein MLRHMSIAMKLVLGFGGVLLLVGAVSLISLTGQRTLMTASETTGAVHGVMEDMLRSRLQVVYYMMTADTGHAGNFKDTGEHINAALAALHAQALSEHETQRYIMLRQKYESYASVFAQYITAQKAYEEELARMIAVAQTLGKDLDKLQVVSEHTPEVGTVSAGTAEDAVEKERVQGQVLAGFLRSRIAVLSFLQRQDPALLRDVYAALDDVLAGMHDLAAMSGSVQERKTVEALADSVTSYRSGVSVFEQVSRQQKEYGAAMTAVADEVAAIVKSVLEEQQASMDAQTAAARRMLLGMAAGALLLGVLSAFFIIRSIRRGLGQAVQVADAVAVGDAGVVIDAGGSDEIGTLMSAMQRMVDAQQQVADVAGHLAHGRLDVSVTPRSDKDALLLALRDMVDAEHKVAGVADALAAGDLRVSLSLRSDEDRLFASLATMVNRFTAVVRDVQQSAENVSAGSEELSATAEALSQGATEQAASVEQCSASTEQMAARIAQNAENAKATECIAADAARDARESGKAVAETVAAMREIASKISIIEEIARQTNLLALNAAIEAARAGEQGKGFAVVASEVRKLAERSQAAAAEINGLSASSMEVAEKAGELLSSLVPAIEKTSELVQEIAAASMEQSAGAEQVSEALHQLDQVVQQNAAASEEVASTSEELAAQAGQLQQAVAFFQLDGGMAGVVSSGGTGSAAVVKQVQAAPAKAAAPVRIRLDMEKAPQDDDREFERY, encoded by the coding sequence ATGCTGAGACACATGTCCATAGCCATGAAGCTGGTACTCGGCTTCGGAGGGGTTTTGCTGCTTGTAGGGGCTGTTTCGCTGATTTCCCTTACAGGGCAGCGCACTTTGATGACTGCTTCTGAAACAACTGGTGCTGTTCACGGCGTCATGGAAGATATGCTGCGGTCACGTCTGCAGGTGGTCTACTACATGATGACTGCGGATACGGGGCATGCGGGCAATTTTAAAGATACAGGCGAGCACATTAATGCCGCACTTGCTGCGTTGCATGCACAGGCTTTATCAGAGCATGAAACGCAGCGGTATATCATGCTGCGCCAGAAATATGAGTCTTACGCCTCTGTTTTTGCACAGTACATCACAGCCCAGAAAGCCTATGAAGAGGAACTTGCCAGAATGATCGCTGTGGCACAGACACTGGGCAAAGATCTGGACAAGCTGCAGGTCGTTTCAGAACATACACCGGAAGTAGGGACCGTATCTGCGGGAACTGCAGAGGATGCCGTTGAGAAGGAACGGGTGCAGGGGCAGGTACTGGCCGGATTTCTGCGTTCGCGTATCGCGGTGCTTTCTTTCCTGCAGCGGCAGGATCCGGCGCTGCTTCGGGACGTTTACGCCGCTCTTGATGATGTGCTGGCGGGCATGCACGACCTTGCCGCAATGTCCGGTTCCGTGCAGGAACGTAAAACCGTGGAAGCTCTTGCCGATAGCGTCACGAGCTATCGTAGCGGTGTATCTGTTTTTGAACAGGTAAGCAGACAGCAGAAGGAATACGGTGCCGCAATGACCGCTGTGGCGGATGAGGTGGCTGCCATTGTGAAGTCTGTTCTGGAAGAACAGCAGGCATCCATGGACGCGCAGACGGCTGCCGCCCGGCGTATGCTGCTGGGCATGGCTGCCGGGGCGCTCCTTCTTGGTGTTCTGTCGGCGTTTTTCATTATCCGTTCCATCCGGCGCGGGCTTGGACAGGCTGTGCAGGTGGCCGACGCAGTGGCCGTCGGCGATGCCGGAGTGGTAATTGATGCCGGTGGCAGTGACGAAATAGGCACGCTCATGTCCGCCATGCAGCGAATGGTGGACGCTCAGCAGCAGGTGGCGGACGTGGCCGGACATCTTGCGCACGGGCGTCTTGATGTAAGTGTCACGCCGCGTTCGGATAAAGACGCTCTGCTTCTTGCACTGCGCGATATGGTGGATGCCGAGCATAAGGTTGCGGGTGTGGCGGATGCTCTGGCAGCGGGCGATTTACGCGTCAGCCTGTCACTGCGTTCCGATGAGGACAGGTTGTTTGCCTCGCTGGCGACCATGGTGAACCGTTTCACCGCGGTGGTGCGGGACGTGCAGCAAAGCGCGGAAAACGTATCGGCGGGAAGTGAGGAGCTGAGTGCAACGGCCGAGGCGCTTTCACAGGGGGCAACGGAGCAGGCTGCTTCGGTGGAGCAGTGCTCTGCATCTACCGAGCAGATGGCAGCCCGGATTGCCCAGAATGCGGAAAATGCCAAAGCTACCGAATGCATTGCCGCTGACGCAGCCAGAGATGCCAGAGAATCGGGCAAAGCGGTGGCAGAGACCGTGGCGGCCATGCGTGAAATTGCCAGCAAGATTTCCATTATTGAGGAAATTGCAAGGCAGACCAACCTGCTGGCGCTGAATGCCGCCATTGAGGCTGCGCGTGCCGGAGAGCAGGGCAAAGGGTTTGCTGTCGTTGCTTCAGAAGTGCGTAAGCTGGCTGAACGGAGTCAGGCCGCCGCTGCAGAAATCAACGGTCTTTCGGCGTCGAGCATGGAAGTTGCCGAAAAAGCCGGTGAGCTTTTGAGCTCGCTTGTTCCGGCCATTGAAAAAACATCTGAGCTGGTGCAGGAAATTGCGGCAGCCAGCATGGAGCAGAGTGCCGGAGCCGAGCAGGTGAGCGAAGCTTTGCATCAGCTTGATCAGGTTGTGCAGCAGAATGCAGCGGCATCCGAAGAGGTGGCTTCCACTTCTGAGGAACTGGCGGCTCAGGCCGGGCAGCTGCAGCAGGCCGTGGCTTTTTTTCAGCTGGACGGAGGCATGGCCGGGGTGGTGTCTTCGGGAGGCACCGGCTCCGCTGCAGTTGTAAAACAAGTGCAGGCTGCGCCGGCAAAAGCGGCGGCGCCTGTAAGGATACGGCTGGACATGGAGAAAGCGCCGCAGGATGACGACCGCGAATTCGAGCGGTACTGA